The following are from one region of the Chanos chanos chromosome 10, fChaCha1.1, whole genome shotgun sequence genome:
- the frzb gene encoding secreted frizzled-related protein 3, with protein MFSYKMFICLLAAACLLGIPRATAASCEPIRIPMCKAMPWNMTKMPNHLHHSTQANAVLAIEQFEGLLGTQCSPDLLFFLCAMYAPICTIDFQHDPIKPCKSVCERAKCGCEPVMKRYNHTWPESLACEDLPVYDRGVCISPEAIVKADGPDNPYYQDPSKCSPESSPDFPMDSHSVNCKSPMERCKCKPVKLAMRTYVKNNYNYVIRARVKEIRSRNHDLSAVVEVKDVLKSSLVNIPRETVTLHYNSGCLCPSLSVNEEYIIMGYESEEHSRLLLIEGSIAQKWRDRIGRKVKRWDQMVREQSKGSSSRGTVRKRGH; from the exons ATGTTTTCATACAAGATGTTCATCTGTCTGTTAGCCGCTGCGTGTTTACTGGGGATACCCCGAGCCACGGCAGCGTCATGTGAACCTATCCGCATCCCGATGTGCAAGGCCATGCCATGGAACATGACCAAAATGCCCAATCATCTTCACCATAGCACCCAGGCCAACGCGGTTCTAGCAATCGAACAATTCGAAGGGCTACTTGGGACACAGTGTAGCCCAGACTTACTGTTCTTCCTTTGCGCTATGTATGCTCCAATATGCACAATCGACTTCCAGCACGACCCGATTAAACCGtgcaagtctgtgtgtgagagagcgaagTGCGGGTGTGAGCCAGTCATGAAGAGGTACAATCATACCTGGCCGGAGAGCTTAGCATGCGAGGATCTGCCTGTTTATGACCGAGGAGTCTGCATTTCTCCCGAAGCCATTGTGAAAGCAGATGGCCCAg aTAACCCCTACTATCAGGACCCTTCAAAATGTTCTCCTG AATCTTCTCCGGATTTTCCAATGGATTCTCATAGTGTCAACTGCAAAAGCCCCATGG AGCGATGCAAGTGTAAACCTGTGAAGCTTGCCATGAGGACCTACGTTAAGAATAATTACAACTATG TGATCCGCGCCCGAGTGAAAGAGATCAGGAGTCGGAATCATGACCTGAGTGCAGTTGTGGAAGTGAAAGATGTTCTGAAGTCGTCTCTGGTGAACATCCCTCGGGAGACGGTGACCCTGCATTATAACTCCGGGTGCCTCTGTCCGTCTCTCAGCGTGAATGAGGAGTACATCATTATGGGCTATGAGAGCGAGGAACACTCCAG ACTGCTTCTTATTGAGGGATCCATCGCACAGAAGTGGAGGGACAGGATTGGACGTAAAGTTAAG CGCTGGGATCAGATGGTTCGAGAGCAGAGTAAGGGCAGCTCTAGCCGTGGCACCGTGAGGAAGAGAGGCCACTGA